In Phocoena phocoena chromosome 11, mPhoPho1.1, whole genome shotgun sequence, one DNA window encodes the following:
- the ITGA7 gene encoding integrin alpha-7 isoform X6 — MAGTPGRDPWGAPGICYLLGSLLAGLLFPGAVAFNLDVMGALRKEGEPGSLFGFSVALHRQLQPGPQSWLLVGAPQALALPGQQANRTGGLFACPLSLEETDCYRVDIDRGADVQKESKENQWLGVSVRSQGPGGKIVTCAHRYEARQRVDQILETRDVIGRCFVLSQDLAVRDELDGGEWKFCEGRPQGHEQFGFCQQGTAAAFSPDSHYLLFGAPGTYNWKGLLFVTNIDSSDPDQLVYKTLDPADRLPGPAGDLALNSYLGFSIDSGKSLVRAEELSFVAGAPRANHKGAVVILRKDSASRLVPEVMLSGERLTSGFGSSLAVADLNNDGWTDLVVGAPYFFERQEELGGAVLAVLGDLNQDGFPDLAVGAPFDGDGKVFIYHGSSLGLVVKPSQVLEGEAVGIKSFGYSLSGGLDVDGNRYPDLLVGSLADTAVLFRARPVLHVSHEVSILPRSIDLEQPNCASGHSVCMDLRVCFSYVASPSSYSPAVALDYTLDGDTDRRLRGQVPRVTFLSRGPDDPKHQASGTVWLKHQHDRVCGDTMLQLQENVKDKLRAIVVTLSYSLQTPRLRRQAPGQGLPPVAPILNAHQPSTQRTEIHFLKQGCGEDKVCQSHLQLVHARFCARISDTEFQPLPMDADGTTALFALSGQPVIGLELKVTNLPSDPAQPQADGDDAHEAQLLVTLPASLHYSGVRALDPAEKPLCLSNENASHVECELGNPMKRGAQVTFYLILSTSGITIETTELEVELLLATISEQELQPVSARARVFIELPLSITGVAIPQQLFFSGVVRGESAMQSERDVGSKVKYEVTVSNQGQSLNTLGSAFLNIVWPHETANGKWLLYPMRVELEGGQGPGRRGLCSPRPNILHLDVDSRDRRRRELGQPEPREPQERPEPSMSWRPVSSAEKKKNVTLDCTRGTANCVVFSCPLYSFDRAAVLHVWGRLWNSTFLEEYSAVKSLEVIVQASITVKSSIKNLLLRDASTVIPVMVYLDPVAVVAEGVPWWAILLAVLAGLLVLALLVLLMWKMGFFKRARYPEATVPQYHAVKIPREDRQQFKEEKTGTILRNNWGSPRGGGPDAHPILAADGHPEPGSDGHPVPGTA; from the exons ATGGCAGGGACTCCGGGCCGCGATCCATGGGGGGCCCCTGGCATTTGTTACCTTCTTGGCTCCCTGCTTGCCGGACTGCTCTTCCCAGGGGCTGTCGCCTTCAATCTGGACGTGATGGGCGCCCTGCGCAAGGAGGGCGAGCCAGGGAGCCTCTTTGGCTTCTCTGTGGCTCTGCATCGGCAGTTGCAGCCCGGACCCCAAAGCTG GCTGCTGGTGGGCgctccccaggccctggccctgcctgggCAGCAGGCGAATCGCACTGGAGGCCTCTTCGCTTGCCCCCTGAGCCTGGAAGAGACTGACTGCTACAGAGTGGACATCGACCGGGGAG CTGACGTGCAGAAGGAGAGTAAGGAGaaccagtggttgggagtcagtGTTCGGAGCCAGGGACCTGGGGGCAAGATTGTT ACCTGTGCGCACCGATACGAGGCGCGGCAGCGTGTGGACCAGATACTGGAGACGAGAGACGTGATTGGTCGCTGCTTTGTGCTAAGCCAGGATCTGGCCGTCCGCGATGAGCTGGATGGCGGGGAGTGGAAGTTCTGTGAGGGACGCCCCCAGGGCCACGAACAATTTGGGTTCTGCCAGCAGGGCACGGCTGCTGCCTTCTCCCCCGACAGCCACTACCTCCTCTTTGGGGCCCCAGGAACCTATAACTGGAAGG GGTTGCTCTTTGTGACCAACATTGATAGCTCAGACCCTGACCAGCTGGTGTATAAAACCTTGGACCCTGCTGACCGGCTCCCAGGACCAGCCGGAGACTTGGCCCTGAATAGCTACTTAG GTTTCTCCATCGACTCGGGGAAGAGTCTGGTGCGAGCAGAGGAGCTGAGCTTTGTGGCAGGGGCCCCCCGTGCCAACCACAAGGGTGCTGTGGTCATTCTGCGTAAAGACAGCGCCAGTCGCCTGGTGCCTGAAGTTATGCTGTCCGGGGAGCGCCTGACCTCTGGCTTTGGCTCCTCGCTGGCGGTGGCTGATCTTAACAATGACGG cTGGACAGATCTGGTAGTGGGTGCCCCCTACTTCTTTGAGCGCCAAGAAGAACTGGGGGGTGCCGT TCTGGCTGTCCTGGGGGACCTCAACCAAGATGGCTTCCCAG ACCTTGCTGTAGGGGCTCCCTTCGACGGGGATGGGAAAGTCTTTATCTACCATGGGAGCAGCCTGGGGCTTGTCGTTAAACCTTCCCAG GTGCTGGAGGGCGAGGCTGTGGGCATAAAGAGCTTTGGCTACTCTCTGTCGGGCGGCCTGGATGTGGATGGGAACCGCTACCCGGACCTGCTGGTGGGCTCCCTGGCTGACACTGCCGTGCTCTTCAG ggccaGGCCCGTCCTCCACGTCTCCCACGAGGTCTCTATTCTTCCAAGAAGCATCGACCTAGAACAGCCCAACTGTGCCAGTGGCCACTCGGTCTG CATGGACCTCAGGGTCTGTTTCAGCTACGTTGCATCGCCCAGCAGCTACAGCCCCGCTGTGG CCCTGGATTACACGTTAGATGGGGACACGGACCGGAGGCTCCGGGGTCAGGTGCCCCGTGTGACCTTCCTGAGCCGTGGCCCGGATGACCCCAAGCACCAGGCCTCAGGGACCGTGTGGCTGAAACACCAGCATGACCGAGTCTGTGGAGACACTATGCTTCAGCTTCAG gagaatgtCAAAGACAAGCTTCGGGCCATCGTGGTGACTCTGTCCTATAGTCTCCAGACCCCTCGGCTCCGGCGACAGGCTCCTGGCCAGGGGCTGCCCCCTGTGGCCCCCATCCTCAATGCCCACCAGCCCAGCACCCAGCGGACAGAG ATCCACTTTCTGAAGCAAGGCTGTGGTGAAGACAAGGTGTGTCAGAGCCACCTGCAGCTGGTCCACGCCAGGTTCTGCGCCCGTATCAGCGACACGGAATTTCAGCCTCTGCCCAT GGATGCGGATGGGACGACAGCCCTGTTTGCACTGAGTGGGCAGCCAGTCATCGGCCTGGAGCTGAAGGTCACCAATCTGCCTTCggacccagcccagccccaggctgATGGGGATGACGCCCATGAAGCCCAGCTCCTGGtcaccctccctgcctctctgcaCTATTCAGGAGTCCGGGCCCTGGACCCTGCG GAGAAGCCGCTGTGCCTGTCCAATGAGAACGCCTCCCATGTTGAGTGTGAGCTGGGGAACCCCATGAAGAGAGGTGCCCAG GTCACCTTCTACCTCATCCTTAGCACCTCAGGGATCACCATTGAGACCACAGAGCTGGAGGTAGAGCTGCTGTTGGCCAC GATCAGCGAGCAGGAGCTGCAGCCGGTCTCTGCCCGAGCCCGTGTCTTCATCGAGCTGCCACTGTCCATCACGGG GGTGGCCATTCCCCAGCAGCTCTTCTTCTCCGGCGTGGTGCGGGGCGAGAGCGCCATGCAGTCTGAGCGGGATGTGGGCAGCAAGGTCAAGTATGAGGTTACG GTCTCCAACCAAGGCCAGTCACTCAACACCCTGGGCTCGGCCTTCCTCAACATCGTGTGGCCCCACGAGACCGCCAACGGGAAGTGGCTGCTGTACCCCATGCGGGTGGAGCTGGAGGGCGGGCAGGGGCCGGGGAGGAGGGGACTCTGTTCCCCCAGGCCCAACATCCTCCACCTG GATGTGGACAGCAGGGACAGGAGGCGGCGGGAGCTGGGGCAGCCGGAGCCACGGGAGCCTCAAGAGCGGCCGGAGCCCAGCATGTCCTGGCGGCCAGTGTCCTCTGCTGAGAAGAAGAAAAACGTCACCCTG GACTGCACCCGGGGCACGGCCAACTGCGTGGTGTTCAGCTGCCCTCTCTACAGCTTTGACCGTGCAGCTGTGCTGCATGTCTGGGGCCGCCTCTGGAACAGCACCTTCCTGGAG GAGTACTCGGCTGTGAAGTCCCTGGAAGTGATTGTCCAAGCCAGCATCACCGTGAAGTCCTCCATCAAGAACTTGCTGCTCAGAGATGCCTCCACAGTG ATCCCAGTGATGGTATACCTGGACCCCGTGGCTGTGGTGGCAGAAGGAGTCCCCTGGTGGGCCATCCTTCTGGCTGTACTGGCCGGGCTGCTGGTGCTGGCGCTGCTGGTGCTGCTTATGTGGAAG ATGGGATTCTTCAAGCGAGCGCGGTACCCCGAAGCCACTGTGCCCCAGTACCACGCGGTGAAGATCCCACGGGAAGACCGGCAACAGTTCAAGGAAGAGAAGACGGGCACCATCCTGAGGAACAACTGGGGCAGCCCCCGGGGCGGGGGGCCCGATGCACACCCCATCCTGGCTGCTGATGGGCACCCGGAGCCAGGCTCCGATGGGCACCCTGTGCCGGGCACTGCCTag
- the ITGA7 gene encoding integrin alpha-7 isoform X9 yields the protein MAGTPGRDPWGAPGICYLLGSLLAGLLFPGAVAFNLDVMGALRKEGEPGSLFGFSVALHRQLQPGPQSWLLVGAPQALALPGQQANRTGGLFACPLSLEETDCYRVDIDRGADVQKESKENQWLGVSVRSQGPGGKIVTCAHRYEARQRVDQILETRDVIGRCFVLSQDLAVRDELDGGEWKFCEGRPQGHEQFGFCQQGTAAAFSPDSHYLLFGAPGTYNWKGLLFVTNIDSSDPDQLVYKTLDPADRLPGPAGDLALNSYLGFSIDSGKSLVRAEELSFVAGAPRANHKGAVVILRKDSASRLVPEVMLSGERLTSGFGSSLAVADLNNDGWTDLVVGAPYFFERQEELGGAVYVYMNQGGHWAGVSPLRLCGSPDSMFGISLAVLGDLNQDGFPDLAVGAPFDGDGKVFIYHGSSLGLVVKPSQVLEGEAVGIKSFGYSLSGGLDVDGNRYPDLLVGSLADTAVLFRARPVLHVSHEVSILPRSIDLEQPNCASGHSVCMDLRVCFSYVASPSSYSPAVALDYTLDGDTDRRLRGQVPRVTFLSRGPDDPKHQASGTVWLKHQHDRVCGDTMLQLQENVKDKLRAIVVTLSYSLQTPRLRRQAPGQGLPPVAPILNAHQPSTQRTEIHFLKQGCGEDKVCQSHLQLVHARFCAREKPLCLSNENASHVECELGNPMKRGAQVTFYLILSTSGITIETTELEVELLLATISEQELQPVSARARVFIELPLSITGVAIPQQLFFSGVVRGESAMQSERDVGSKVKYEVTVSNQGQSLNTLGSAFLNIVWPHETANGKWLLYPMRVELEGGQGPGRRGLCSPRPNILHLDVDSRDRRRRELGQPEPREPQERPEPSMSWRPVSSAEKKKNVTLDCTRGTANCVVFSCPLYSFDRAAVLHVWGRLWNSTFLEEYSAVKSLEVIVQASITVKSSIKNLLLRDASTVIPVMVYLDPVAVVAEGVPWWAILLAVLAGLLVLALLVLLMWKMGFFKRARYPEATVPQYHAVKIPREDRQQFKEEKTGTILRNNWGSPRGGGPDAHPILAADGHPEPGSDGHPVPGTA from the exons ATGGCAGGGACTCCGGGCCGCGATCCATGGGGGGCCCCTGGCATTTGTTACCTTCTTGGCTCCCTGCTTGCCGGACTGCTCTTCCCAGGGGCTGTCGCCTTCAATCTGGACGTGATGGGCGCCCTGCGCAAGGAGGGCGAGCCAGGGAGCCTCTTTGGCTTCTCTGTGGCTCTGCATCGGCAGTTGCAGCCCGGACCCCAAAGCTG GCTGCTGGTGGGCgctccccaggccctggccctgcctgggCAGCAGGCGAATCGCACTGGAGGCCTCTTCGCTTGCCCCCTGAGCCTGGAAGAGACTGACTGCTACAGAGTGGACATCGACCGGGGAG CTGACGTGCAGAAGGAGAGTAAGGAGaaccagtggttgggagtcagtGTTCGGAGCCAGGGACCTGGGGGCAAGATTGTT ACCTGTGCGCACCGATACGAGGCGCGGCAGCGTGTGGACCAGATACTGGAGACGAGAGACGTGATTGGTCGCTGCTTTGTGCTAAGCCAGGATCTGGCCGTCCGCGATGAGCTGGATGGCGGGGAGTGGAAGTTCTGTGAGGGACGCCCCCAGGGCCACGAACAATTTGGGTTCTGCCAGCAGGGCACGGCTGCTGCCTTCTCCCCCGACAGCCACTACCTCCTCTTTGGGGCCCCAGGAACCTATAACTGGAAGG GGTTGCTCTTTGTGACCAACATTGATAGCTCAGACCCTGACCAGCTGGTGTATAAAACCTTGGACCCTGCTGACCGGCTCCCAGGACCAGCCGGAGACTTGGCCCTGAATAGCTACTTAG GTTTCTCCATCGACTCGGGGAAGAGTCTGGTGCGAGCAGAGGAGCTGAGCTTTGTGGCAGGGGCCCCCCGTGCCAACCACAAGGGTGCTGTGGTCATTCTGCGTAAAGACAGCGCCAGTCGCCTGGTGCCTGAAGTTATGCTGTCCGGGGAGCGCCTGACCTCTGGCTTTGGCTCCTCGCTGGCGGTGGCTGATCTTAACAATGACGG cTGGACAGATCTGGTAGTGGGTGCCCCCTACTTCTTTGAGCGCCAAGAAGAACTGGGGGGTGCCGTGTATGTGTACATGAACCAGGGGGGTCACTGGGCTGGGGTCTCCCCTCTCCGGCTCTGCGGCTCTCCTGACTCCATGTTTGGGATCAGTCTGGCTGTCCTGGGGGACCTCAACCAAGATGGCTTCCCAG ACCTTGCTGTAGGGGCTCCCTTCGACGGGGATGGGAAAGTCTTTATCTACCATGGGAGCAGCCTGGGGCTTGTCGTTAAACCTTCCCAG GTGCTGGAGGGCGAGGCTGTGGGCATAAAGAGCTTTGGCTACTCTCTGTCGGGCGGCCTGGATGTGGATGGGAACCGCTACCCGGACCTGCTGGTGGGCTCCCTGGCTGACACTGCCGTGCTCTTCAG ggccaGGCCCGTCCTCCACGTCTCCCACGAGGTCTCTATTCTTCCAAGAAGCATCGACCTAGAACAGCCCAACTGTGCCAGTGGCCACTCGGTCTG CATGGACCTCAGGGTCTGTTTCAGCTACGTTGCATCGCCCAGCAGCTACAGCCCCGCTGTGG CCCTGGATTACACGTTAGATGGGGACACGGACCGGAGGCTCCGGGGTCAGGTGCCCCGTGTGACCTTCCTGAGCCGTGGCCCGGATGACCCCAAGCACCAGGCCTCAGGGACCGTGTGGCTGAAACACCAGCATGACCGAGTCTGTGGAGACACTATGCTTCAGCTTCAG gagaatgtCAAAGACAAGCTTCGGGCCATCGTGGTGACTCTGTCCTATAGTCTCCAGACCCCTCGGCTCCGGCGACAGGCTCCTGGCCAGGGGCTGCCCCCTGTGGCCCCCATCCTCAATGCCCACCAGCCCAGCACCCAGCGGACAGAG ATCCACTTTCTGAAGCAAGGCTGTGGTGAAGACAAGGTGTGTCAGAGCCACCTGCAGCTGGTCCACGCCAGGTTCTGCGCCC GA GAGAAGCCGCTGTGCCTGTCCAATGAGAACGCCTCCCATGTTGAGTGTGAGCTGGGGAACCCCATGAAGAGAGGTGCCCAG GTCACCTTCTACCTCATCCTTAGCACCTCAGGGATCACCATTGAGACCACAGAGCTGGAGGTAGAGCTGCTGTTGGCCAC GATCAGCGAGCAGGAGCTGCAGCCGGTCTCTGCCCGAGCCCGTGTCTTCATCGAGCTGCCACTGTCCATCACGGG GGTGGCCATTCCCCAGCAGCTCTTCTTCTCCGGCGTGGTGCGGGGCGAGAGCGCCATGCAGTCTGAGCGGGATGTGGGCAGCAAGGTCAAGTATGAGGTTACG GTCTCCAACCAAGGCCAGTCACTCAACACCCTGGGCTCGGCCTTCCTCAACATCGTGTGGCCCCACGAGACCGCCAACGGGAAGTGGCTGCTGTACCCCATGCGGGTGGAGCTGGAGGGCGGGCAGGGGCCGGGGAGGAGGGGACTCTGTTCCCCCAGGCCCAACATCCTCCACCTG GATGTGGACAGCAGGGACAGGAGGCGGCGGGAGCTGGGGCAGCCGGAGCCACGGGAGCCTCAAGAGCGGCCGGAGCCCAGCATGTCCTGGCGGCCAGTGTCCTCTGCTGAGAAGAAGAAAAACGTCACCCTG GACTGCACCCGGGGCACGGCCAACTGCGTGGTGTTCAGCTGCCCTCTCTACAGCTTTGACCGTGCAGCTGTGCTGCATGTCTGGGGCCGCCTCTGGAACAGCACCTTCCTGGAG GAGTACTCGGCTGTGAAGTCCCTGGAAGTGATTGTCCAAGCCAGCATCACCGTGAAGTCCTCCATCAAGAACTTGCTGCTCAGAGATGCCTCCACAGTG ATCCCAGTGATGGTATACCTGGACCCCGTGGCTGTGGTGGCAGAAGGAGTCCCCTGGTGGGCCATCCTTCTGGCTGTACTGGCCGGGCTGCTGGTGCTGGCGCTGCTGGTGCTGCTTATGTGGAAG ATGGGATTCTTCAAGCGAGCGCGGTACCCCGAAGCCACTGTGCCCCAGTACCACGCGGTGAAGATCCCACGGGAAGACCGGCAACAGTTCAAGGAAGAGAAGACGGGCACCATCCTGAGGAACAACTGGGGCAGCCCCCGGGGCGGGGGGCCCGATGCACACCCCATCCTGGCTGCTGATGGGCACCCGGAGCCAGGCTCCGATGGGCACCCTGTGCCGGGCACTGCCTag
- the ITGA7 gene encoding integrin alpha-7 isoform X4 gives MAGTPGRDPWGAPGICYLLGSLLAGLLFPGAVAFNLDVMGALRKEGEPGSLFGFSVALHRQLQPGPQSWLLVGAPQALALPGQQANRTGGLFACPLSLEETDCYRVDIDRGADVQKESKENQWLGVSVRSQGPGGKIVTCAHRYEARQRVDQILETRDVIGRCFVLSQDLAVRDELDGGEWKFCEGRPQGHEQFGFCQQGTAAAFSPDSHYLLFGAPGTYNWKGLLFVTNIDSSDPDQLVYKTLDPADRLPGPAGDLALNSYLGFSIDSGKSLVRAEELSFVAGAPRANHKGAVVILRKDSASRLVPEVMLSGERLTSGFGSSLAVADLNNDGWTDLVVGAPYFFERQEELGGAVYVYMNQGGHWAGVSPLRLCGSPDSMFGISLAVLGDLNQDGFPDLAVGAPFDGDGKVFIYHGSSLGLVVKPSQVLEGEAVGIKSFGYSLSGGLDVDGNRYPDLLVGSLADTAVLFRARPVLHVSHEVSILPRSIDLEQPNCASGHSVCMDLRVCFSYVASPSSYSPAVDGDTDRRLRGQVPRVTFLSRGPDDPKHQASGTVWLKHQHDRVCGDTMLQLQENVKDKLRAIVVTLSYSLQTPRLRRQAPGQGLPPVAPILNAHQPSTQRTEIHFLKQGCGEDKVCQSHLQLVHARFCARISDTEFQPLPMDADGTTALFALSGQPVIGLELKVTNLPSDPAQPQADGDDAHEAQLLVTLPASLHYSGVRALDPAEKPLCLSNENASHVECELGNPMKRGAQVTFYLILSTSGITIETTELEVELLLATISEQELQPVSARARVFIELPLSITGVAIPQQLFFSGVVRGESAMQSERDVGSKVKYEVTVSNQGQSLNTLGSAFLNIVWPHETANGKWLLYPMRVELEGGQGPGRRGLCSPRPNILHLDVDSRDRRRRELGQPEPREPQERPEPSMSWRPVSSAEKKKNVTLDCTRGTANCVVFSCPLYSFDRAAVLHVWGRLWNSTFLEEYSAVKSLEVIVQASITVKSSIKNLLLRDASTVIPVMVYLDPVAVVAEGVPWWAILLAVLAGLLVLALLVLLMWKMGFFKRARYPEATVPQYHAVKIPREDRQQFKEEKTGTILRNNWGSPRGGGPDAHPILAADGHPEPGSDGHPVPGTA, from the exons ATGGCAGGGACTCCGGGCCGCGATCCATGGGGGGCCCCTGGCATTTGTTACCTTCTTGGCTCCCTGCTTGCCGGACTGCTCTTCCCAGGGGCTGTCGCCTTCAATCTGGACGTGATGGGCGCCCTGCGCAAGGAGGGCGAGCCAGGGAGCCTCTTTGGCTTCTCTGTGGCTCTGCATCGGCAGTTGCAGCCCGGACCCCAAAGCTG GCTGCTGGTGGGCgctccccaggccctggccctgcctgggCAGCAGGCGAATCGCACTGGAGGCCTCTTCGCTTGCCCCCTGAGCCTGGAAGAGACTGACTGCTACAGAGTGGACATCGACCGGGGAG CTGACGTGCAGAAGGAGAGTAAGGAGaaccagtggttgggagtcagtGTTCGGAGCCAGGGACCTGGGGGCAAGATTGTT ACCTGTGCGCACCGATACGAGGCGCGGCAGCGTGTGGACCAGATACTGGAGACGAGAGACGTGATTGGTCGCTGCTTTGTGCTAAGCCAGGATCTGGCCGTCCGCGATGAGCTGGATGGCGGGGAGTGGAAGTTCTGTGAGGGACGCCCCCAGGGCCACGAACAATTTGGGTTCTGCCAGCAGGGCACGGCTGCTGCCTTCTCCCCCGACAGCCACTACCTCCTCTTTGGGGCCCCAGGAACCTATAACTGGAAGG GGTTGCTCTTTGTGACCAACATTGATAGCTCAGACCCTGACCAGCTGGTGTATAAAACCTTGGACCCTGCTGACCGGCTCCCAGGACCAGCCGGAGACTTGGCCCTGAATAGCTACTTAG GTTTCTCCATCGACTCGGGGAAGAGTCTGGTGCGAGCAGAGGAGCTGAGCTTTGTGGCAGGGGCCCCCCGTGCCAACCACAAGGGTGCTGTGGTCATTCTGCGTAAAGACAGCGCCAGTCGCCTGGTGCCTGAAGTTATGCTGTCCGGGGAGCGCCTGACCTCTGGCTTTGGCTCCTCGCTGGCGGTGGCTGATCTTAACAATGACGG cTGGACAGATCTGGTAGTGGGTGCCCCCTACTTCTTTGAGCGCCAAGAAGAACTGGGGGGTGCCGTGTATGTGTACATGAACCAGGGGGGTCACTGGGCTGGGGTCTCCCCTCTCCGGCTCTGCGGCTCTCCTGACTCCATGTTTGGGATCAGTCTGGCTGTCCTGGGGGACCTCAACCAAGATGGCTTCCCAG ACCTTGCTGTAGGGGCTCCCTTCGACGGGGATGGGAAAGTCTTTATCTACCATGGGAGCAGCCTGGGGCTTGTCGTTAAACCTTCCCAG GTGCTGGAGGGCGAGGCTGTGGGCATAAAGAGCTTTGGCTACTCTCTGTCGGGCGGCCTGGATGTGGATGGGAACCGCTACCCGGACCTGCTGGTGGGCTCCCTGGCTGACACTGCCGTGCTCTTCAG ggccaGGCCCGTCCTCCACGTCTCCCACGAGGTCTCTATTCTTCCAAGAAGCATCGACCTAGAACAGCCCAACTGTGCCAGTGGCCACTCGGTCTG CATGGACCTCAGGGTCTGTTTCAGCTACGTTGCATCGCCCAGCAGCTACAGCCCCGCTGTGG ATGGGGACACGGACCGGAGGCTCCGGGGTCAGGTGCCCCGTGTGACCTTCCTGAGCCGTGGCCCGGATGACCCCAAGCACCAGGCCTCAGGGACCGTGTGGCTGAAACACCAGCATGACCGAGTCTGTGGAGACACTATGCTTCAGCTTCAG gagaatgtCAAAGACAAGCTTCGGGCCATCGTGGTGACTCTGTCCTATAGTCTCCAGACCCCTCGGCTCCGGCGACAGGCTCCTGGCCAGGGGCTGCCCCCTGTGGCCCCCATCCTCAATGCCCACCAGCCCAGCACCCAGCGGACAGAG ATCCACTTTCTGAAGCAAGGCTGTGGTGAAGACAAGGTGTGTCAGAGCCACCTGCAGCTGGTCCACGCCAGGTTCTGCGCCCGTATCAGCGACACGGAATTTCAGCCTCTGCCCAT GGATGCGGATGGGACGACAGCCCTGTTTGCACTGAGTGGGCAGCCAGTCATCGGCCTGGAGCTGAAGGTCACCAATCTGCCTTCggacccagcccagccccaggctgATGGGGATGACGCCCATGAAGCCCAGCTCCTGGtcaccctccctgcctctctgcaCTATTCAGGAGTCCGGGCCCTGGACCCTGCG GAGAAGCCGCTGTGCCTGTCCAATGAGAACGCCTCCCATGTTGAGTGTGAGCTGGGGAACCCCATGAAGAGAGGTGCCCAG GTCACCTTCTACCTCATCCTTAGCACCTCAGGGATCACCATTGAGACCACAGAGCTGGAGGTAGAGCTGCTGTTGGCCAC GATCAGCGAGCAGGAGCTGCAGCCGGTCTCTGCCCGAGCCCGTGTCTTCATCGAGCTGCCACTGTCCATCACGGG GGTGGCCATTCCCCAGCAGCTCTTCTTCTCCGGCGTGGTGCGGGGCGAGAGCGCCATGCAGTCTGAGCGGGATGTGGGCAGCAAGGTCAAGTATGAGGTTACG GTCTCCAACCAAGGCCAGTCACTCAACACCCTGGGCTCGGCCTTCCTCAACATCGTGTGGCCCCACGAGACCGCCAACGGGAAGTGGCTGCTGTACCCCATGCGGGTGGAGCTGGAGGGCGGGCAGGGGCCGGGGAGGAGGGGACTCTGTTCCCCCAGGCCCAACATCCTCCACCTG GATGTGGACAGCAGGGACAGGAGGCGGCGGGAGCTGGGGCAGCCGGAGCCACGGGAGCCTCAAGAGCGGCCGGAGCCCAGCATGTCCTGGCGGCCAGTGTCCTCTGCTGAGAAGAAGAAAAACGTCACCCTG GACTGCACCCGGGGCACGGCCAACTGCGTGGTGTTCAGCTGCCCTCTCTACAGCTTTGACCGTGCAGCTGTGCTGCATGTCTGGGGCCGCCTCTGGAACAGCACCTTCCTGGAG GAGTACTCGGCTGTGAAGTCCCTGGAAGTGATTGTCCAAGCCAGCATCACCGTGAAGTCCTCCATCAAGAACTTGCTGCTCAGAGATGCCTCCACAGTG ATCCCAGTGATGGTATACCTGGACCCCGTGGCTGTGGTGGCAGAAGGAGTCCCCTGGTGGGCCATCCTTCTGGCTGTACTGGCCGGGCTGCTGGTGCTGGCGCTGCTGGTGCTGCTTATGTGGAAG ATGGGATTCTTCAAGCGAGCGCGGTACCCCGAAGCCACTGTGCCCCAGTACCACGCGGTGAAGATCCCACGGGAAGACCGGCAACAGTTCAAGGAAGAGAAGACGGGCACCATCCTGAGGAACAACTGGGGCAGCCCCCGGGGCGGGGGGCCCGATGCACACCCCATCCTGGCTGCTGATGGGCACCCGGAGCCAGGCTCCGATGGGCACCCTGTGCCGGGCACTGCCTag